ACAGAGAAGGCTGGGAGAAggggtttgttgtgggtttgctgtttaaaatgagTAGCAAAGGCAGGCCAGGCTGGACGGTTGAGGTGGGGATGCCTGGGATGCACTGGGACCGGTGGGACCCCAAACCTTGCAGCAGCAGGACCTTTgcagcacaggggctgggggagcaagGGTGGCAGGGCCAGCCCCTGACCCCCACGGAGCTTCCAGCCAGGGGGGCTGAGGGGGCTAGCAAGCCCAAAATGAGGTCTGACATCTATTTGGCCACCTGCTCTTAAAAGCTTCCCAATGCCAGGTTGCTTCGCCTAACCTGGGAGAGGGGGGAGGTCTGCCCAGCGCTGCCGTTTGGGGTCCCACCGTGGCCGAGGCCAGGGAGCAGCCAGGGTGGGGAGCGAGCCAGGGTGGGCAGGGCTGGGAAACCCCAGCGAAACTGGTGTCCCCAGCAGCCAGCATCCCTGATACATCAAGTGGAGGAGGGACGGTGGGATGCGGGGAGCCTGTTCCCTGGCACAGGACCTGCTGCCAGCCGCCCTCTCGGCCTTGTTTACTGTTCCTTGGGGAGGAGGACGGGGTTAATGAGAAACCCAAGGGCAGGTGAGTTtcaaggaaaggggaaaaatagcaCCTGCTTGGCcaacccggggcgggggggggggaccaggGCCAAGCACAGTGGGGGAGTGCAAGGGTGCACTCCCTCATTTCAGGGAGAACCCACTCGCCCCTCTGCACCGCCAGCAAAGCACCCCTGTAAGCGAGCCAGCGAGGTGTACTACTGCCAAGGGGGCATAAGGACCTTGTTAGGACCCCCAGCAGGAGCACCCGGGGGTCCCACTCAGCTATTAGGGTGCAATCCCCCTGGGCTGAGGgcatggggacccccccagccccgctctcccAGGGACAGCAGCCCCCGGGGGGGTTACCTTGCTGCCTGCAGCGGAGCTGGCTGCCTTGGCATGCACCCACCTGGCTCAGCAGCTGCCATTTCACAGAGAGGAGGAGCGAGGCCGGTGATGCAGGGATGCCGGCGGCTGTTGCAACACTCCTGCCcggggagagcagaggaggacCGGCGCTCCGGGGAGaagccccggggctgcggggacccTCCAGCGCTGGGACGGCCAGCGAGCACGGCTGCTCTCCGCTCAGTTTTTGCACACCGGGTTTGGTTCTCACAGTTCCAGCTTGACttgaggaggggatggggaaaaaaaaatgatgagcATCTCTGAGTGCATTAGATGGGAGTTTCAcggctggctctgccctgggaCTCTCAACCTCCACCCTACACGCCCCACAGGGGAGCACGCTGGGTCCCCAGGCGCTGCAGGCTGGGTACGGCATCGCTGCCTGGCCCgaccctgcagcagcactggtgcCGAGGGGGACCCTGCGGGACCACCTGAATACGCGACAGCAAGAGATGGGGGGAGCAGAAAGGGGCACAGAACCAGCCTGGGGccggccaggaggaggaggaggaggaccccGATGGGCAGCGAAGCCGCAGGCAGCCGGGCCCATCCAGTGAGAGCGCGATCGAGCAAAGGAAACTCCAGTAAAATTCTTATTGCCTTTATTCTGCCCATTGCCTCACACAGTCCTGCCGGCCAGCACACACCCACGCACGCATGCACACACTCACGCACACTCAGGCACGCTGGGAGTCTCTCCCTCGGCTTGGAGGAACCGGGCTGCAGTGAATCCTCAGggaaaggtgagtgagtcttttGGCAGCAATCACAGCGTGTGTCaggagcggggcggccgcgccggcGGCACCCGCTCCTTCTGCATAaaagaggaggctgggggagacCGGGCCTCGGCCCCCGGCGcagcccccgccccagccccgctctccGGCCCCTCGAGGGGGGAGCGCGGCTGCCGTCGGTCCGGGGGCGGAGGGTCCCTGTGCAAACGTGCTGACGGCCTCGCTCTGCAGTCCAGAGCCGGCCAGGAGAACCAAGAGGGTAAGAGATGCGGAGCTGGGCGCCTggtccccctccctcccctttctgctccctcttattttttttttttaatatatctcttttttttctttctttttttttttttcttttttttgcctaacTCCCTGCATAGTAAATCTCATGGGGTTCGGGTTCTGGCGTGCAAAGCCAAGAAAGGGAGCGAAGCCTTCCCTTCGGACACGTTCCAGTGCAGACCCTCGGGCGGAGGGGCCGCCAGGGCTAGAGGAGAGGAGTGATTGTCTGGGGCCGATGGCCGCGGCCCTGTCGCTGGCTCGGCCTCCCCCGGTTGCTTCCAGGTGGGGACCAGAGTTAGGGAAGGCTTCGGACGTATCCGACGGACTCAGCGGATGGGTCAACAGTCTGTGGCctcggggaggggagggaagtgAGGACACGGGGGGAAGAGGGGGTGAAAAGAAATCCAAGAAGCAGAACAACTCTTCAAACCGATGAGCACCGAGACAGGGCGGGAAGCGGGATGTGCCATCTCTGTCCCATAATCCATCTTCAATATGAAGATGCGTTGCTGCCTCGCCGCTCCAGGACACGGGACGAAAAGCTGGGCTCCCTCTCGGCACGAGTGCCTCTGATCCAGGGAAGGGCAGcccgtcccatcccgtcccagGCGACCGTCCGAGGCAGAGGAGCGCCGTGTGAAGGGGGAAACGGGAAGCCGGGCTGCACCGCAAACTGAACCTGGTTGGCAGGTTCCCTCGGTCCGTTCCAATGCAGAGTCCCCTGCGGTCAAACCTGCACCGGGAGTGTCTGGTTCATCTGCAGCCTCATGTCCTGAATGCTGCTCAGGATCTTCTTCTGGTGCCCTGCTAGCGTCACCCCTATCCTCAGCAGGTCTCTGCAAGGAGAAGATGAAGACTCAGCCCCCATGCCAGCACCAATACCAGCACATGGCCCTGCCCCATCTAGCTGCGGCCGAGGGACCCATCCACCTTCCTTACAGCCCTCTGCCAAGCTTCAGTGTCCCTCTAACACCACAGGGGACTGCACGCTGAATCCCAGACCTCAACTCCCTTGGGAAAACCCCATGCACAACTCAGCCCTCCACATGCTCAGGCAGGAGGTGGCGGCTGCTGGAGTGGCAAGGGACAAGGGACAGTGtagagcagctccagccccagctttctccctcctccaCAAGCGGGTACTTACTCCGCAGTCATCTGCGCCACCAGGTCGAAGGAGGCAAAGCCGGCATTGACAAAGTTCTCCTTGTACCGTCCCATTTTGATGGCGTCCAGCCAGTCTCCCACAGTGGTGAAGGTGGTGTAATCTGGGACGGTGCGGTCCAGGAGTGGCTGGGAGATGCTAAAGCACAAGAGAGCCACAGGTCACAGGGAGCAGGGGACAGAGAGATGTAACTGGAAGCGGGGGAGATTTCTTATCCCTGCCCTCTCACATCTCTAGTCCCAACCACCCCAGCATTCCCTTCCCTTTGGGGAAGTCCTGACTGGAAGCAGGCATGGCACTGACCCAGACTGGACGCTGGCAATGACTTTCAGGCTGGCAGCGTTGCGGATGAGCTTGTCCAGCGTGTTGACAATCTGTGCAAACTTGGGCCGCAGGTTGCGGTCCCGCACCCAGCAGTCCAGCATCAGCTGGTGCAGCGCCGTGGGGCAGTCCATGGGGGGTGGCAGGCGGTAATCCTGCTCCACTGCATTgatcacctggggagagacatgCGGAGGCAGGCTGTGAGCCACCCGGGCTCCCCCCTGGGGCAGTCCGTAGCTCCCCGCTCCCCAGGGAGCACTTACGTCCTGGTTGGACATGTCCCAGTAGGGTCGCTCCCCGTAGGACATCACTTCCCACATGACGATGCCGTAGCTCCACACGTCACTGGCTGAAGTGAATTTGCGGTAGGCAATGGCCTCAGGAGCCGTCCATCTGATCGGGATCTTGCCCCCCTGCACGGATACACAGCTCCATTATTTAGCACATACCTGAGGCGTCTCCCCCGACTCCCAGATCGGTGGATCCACCACGAGTGTCCCATACCAGGGAGCTGGTGTAGGTGGGGTCGGCCGGGTCATCCTCCAGAAAGCGAGAGAGCCCGAAGTCAGACACTTTGCAGACCAAGTTACTGTTGACCAGGATGTTGCGGGCAGCCAGATCCCGGTGCACGTAGTTCATCTCTGAAAGGTACTTCATGCCAGCGGCGATGCCTCGCAGCATTCCCACCAGCTGGATGACCGTGAACTGCCCGTCGTTCAGCTGCAAGAGTAGAGATCAGAGGGGTTTGCAACAGCCCGAACAGACTGGGGAAGGATCCCAATGTGCTACCGCCACCTTCCTCCACCCTAGAGCCacccctcttcccccaccccatgaTGTCTATGCACAGCTTAACCCCGGGGATACCAGCACAACAatgcagagagatggagaaggagGGCTCGGAGCTGCTGTCCCCCATGCGCTGCagtccccagcccagggcaggaggggacgGATGCTCACCCGGAGGAAGGAGTCGAGCGCgcagttctccatgaactctgTGATGATCATGACGGGGCGGCTCTTGGTCACCACACCCTCCAGGTGGATGATGTTGGGGTGGTCAAACTGGCCCATGATGCTGGCCTCACTCAGGAAGTCCCGCCGCTGCCGCTCCGTGTAGCCCACCTTCAGCGTCTTAATGGCCACGAAGATCTCACGGCGGCCAGGCAGCTTCAGGCGCCCGCGGCACACCTCGCCGAACTCCCCTGCattggggaaggggagaagggggaggcACGGTGAGCCACGCGGCAGGGTAAGGGGTGGCAGtctcagctgctgctgtgcccagccctgggacTTACCTGCTCCAATGACCTCCTCGATTTTGACACAGGAGATGTCAATCTCTTTGGCGAATTCCCGGACGGCTTCATTGGGGTCCTCGTAGGTGAAGGGGTCAATATAGACCTTCATCCCAGGGGTGACTGCAATGGCAGAGGAATCATCACCAGGAGGGATGCCACACGGGTGACAGATGCCGAGACAGCTTGGCCAGCTGTCAGCCCATCCCTCCCGGTCCCTGGCTAGCGAGGGCTGCCCCTTCGCTTGCGCATGGGGCTGGAATTGGGAGAGGGCGGGCAGAGCCCATTTGTTGGGCTCTCACACTCACCGTATTGCTGCAGCTTCTCCGTGTACTCGGGGTCTGTGCTGTTGCGTTGCTTCCTGCCCAAAGGAGACGAGAGGAGGTGTTCAGTAACCATCCCTTTCCTGATGGGGCAAAGACATTGACTGCCAGCTTCCAAATCCCAGCACAGACAGCCTATGCCAGAGAGCTTCCCCTCCAGCAGCCTGTGAGCAGAGCCATCCCTCCACCCAAGGTGCAATGGGAGAAGATGGCCTAGTTGTGCTGACAGAGGATGGCAGGAGCCTGGGCAGAGCCCCAGCTGGTGCTGGGGAAGCAGAGATGCACAGTCCTCCCACAGGACCCATGCTCTGGTACCCATGTGCGCCAGGTCCAGTCCTTTGCTCTCAGACTGGAGCTGCCAGAGCTCTGCCCACAGGCCAGGGGAAAAGCTCTGGGGCAGACACAAgcaacccccaaacccagctcTGAATCCCCCTTCTCTGCAAAGCCAGTACCTGAAGCAGACGATAGCGATGATCACCACAACAATGACGAACAGCAGCCCTGCAGTGGCTGAACCCACTATCAGAGGCAGCTCCTGGAAAGTCTTGCTGGTGGAGCCTAACAGAGGGGGAGACAGGAATCGAAGTCAGGCTGGGAAAGGAGCACGCATAGGAGGGCTGGGGGACagaggcagcccagccctggtacCTACCGTCCTCTGCAGTTGTCTGAAACTCTGTGGGGAGGCTGTAGCGGCCATATCCAGCCACCGTGCGTGCCCGGACCTGCACCATGTACCGAGCATTGGCCTTCAGCCCATCCAGCCGCACTGAGTTCTTCTGGCTGGTGACTGTGTTGGCGATGCCATCGCTCTGGCCTTGCTGTAGGGGAGACATGTGGGTGTCACCTCTGTGAAGCAATCCCCCCTTTGCTGGCTCCCACATCCCCCAGGCACTATCTCTACAGGGACCCCCCTTTGACACAGTGCTGACGGCCAGCCAGAAAGgctggaggagagaaaaagctgctctgcctcctgctttACCTTCTCCGAGTACTTGATCTCATAGTCAAGAATGATGCCATTGGGTCTCTCTGGAGGAGTCCACGACAGTGTCATGCTGTTCCCGGTGCTGCTGTGTAGGTGCATCGTAGGCACGGCAGACGGCGCTAGGaaagagggcaggggaggaatgAGCCATCTGTGCCAGGCTCCCCCCTCCACCATCCCACATCAGTGTAGGGGACTGTCTGCCTGGGACCTGCTTGGATAACCTTGGTGGAAAGGCATGGAAAAGCTCTGAGACTGGCCTCCCACAAGTCTCTGTAGGGAGGTGCGGTCTCAGCATCTTGCAGCCAAGGTGATAAGAGACCAAGGAGAGCCTCGGAAATAGCACCGAGGTAATGCTTCACCCCACACCTAGCTGCAAACTGGTCCGGGGAAGGGCCCTGCCAGCCCAAACCAgggctccttcccctcctccactcACCAGGAGCTCTGCGCTCCACCCCACCGACAAGACCCGTGAAATCAGATCAGAGCGCGGCGGCTGGAGATTACCAGCACGCTGGAGCTGGGCCAGAGCGGGAGGAAGGAGGGAACGGCAGAGCGCTCGGCTGGCTGTGAAGGTCTGAGCTGGTGCTGAGCCTTCACAGGCCCACAGGGGAGAAATctcatttccttcctcctcccttcgcAGCAGGCATAACATCTCTGGGGTAGGTCTAGGAGATCCAGAGCTCTTTGGACCATCTGCCAACCCTGCCCTTCTCCACTTGCATGCGTTCTGATCTCATGTCCTCCAGGGACATGCGTTAAACGGAGAGGAGAATTCACCCAGGGGATTAGATGCAGGCACGGAGAGCCAGTAACACGGCAGCACAAAGGACTGCAGCCTCCAAGGCTGTCACAGCAAGaaatccctgctctgctctgcggCGGAGAGCCAGCCCctgctctccagcagctccacTGACCTGCCTGGTTGGTGGTTATGTTGACAGAGGCGAAATGGGGAGGGTAGGGGCTCTTGTTGGAGATGCCGTTCACAGCCTGGATCTCGAAGGTGTACTGGGTGTGGGCCATCAGGTTGCTGATGTAGATGCGACGCTCGGTGAGGCCGAGCTGGCGTGGCACGAACTCCACGTTGTCGTCGCAGCGGGTGCACAGGCGCCGCTCCACACTGCACTTCTTGCAGATGACGTTGTAGAGCAGGTCATCCCGCCCACCCGTGTCCTGCGGCTCGCTCCACTCCAGCACCAGTGACGTCTCGTTCACGTTGGAGATGACGCTGCGAGGGGCAGAAGGGACGCCTGCGGAGGGAATTTGGGGGTCAGGGATGGCATGCCCCCATGCCTGGCTCACCTCTGGCATGGGCACAGcacgctccccctgccccagatGCGGACCCCCGCCACCTCCACAGCTCCCCTTGCCTCCCCTCCTCGCCCAGGGCAGGACTCACTGGTGCAGGCACTGTCTGCGGGGTCCGTGTCTGCCCGGAAAAAGCCGTTTCGACACGTGCAGACTGTTGCTGCTCCCGAGGTGGTCCGGCTgttgggagggcagggagagcagggacCTTCCCCCTGCTTAGACTTGAAGGTTCCCGGGCCACAtgctggaggaagggaaaacagaCCTGAGTTATAAAGTGCACCCAGAAAACATCCACGATTCCCCCGAAGGCCGGGCAGACCCTTCCTCGCTGCCCTGCCAAATCTCTGATCAGTGGCTTGAGGACTGAAGGCCACCTACAAGCCTTCCCACTGCCGTCAGCCATGCCCAGGGACGCCGTGGCCctggccgggcagggcaggcgagagcaggctgctggcacagggcaggggcaCCCGCCAGCgcaggcacagctctgcccaggagacGCTGTGCTCCGGCAGCAGACCTGGGGCAGTCGGAGATGGGAAGAGCTGGTCGCCACCAGCAGTACGGGGGTCACGGCAGGTCCAGCCAGGAAGGCACGTCCCcagttttgtttcttcactgCACTTTCCAAGGGCTTTGCCACACTCTCTTCCCCAGCTGGTTTTCAGGCCCAGCACCCTCCATAGGGTCAGCGATCCGTTCTCCAGGGAAATAAGGCTGGAATAAGCAGCCCCTGCGAGAGGCCTCCGCCGCCCGAAATGCAGCCACTTAGCCCCAAACCTTCCGCCTTGGGCTCTTCAGCCACTTCGCAGCCCCCGGGGCGGTGGCACCTCCCGAGGCCGAGGCTGGCTCAAGTGGAGCGCTGAGCGAGATTAAAACATTCCTGCAGGTCCTTGGCTAAAGAGCTGCTTCGGCATCACTGCCGCCTCCTACCCCCCCGCTTCCGATCAGGGTCCTTCAAGGAGCCACAAGTCCTGGGATCTGGCCCGGCTGGCACCACGGGGTGTTTAGTTGTAACACGGGGCACGTGAAAGGATTAATGGCACTTGAGCCAAGGGGCAGAGTGGCCTCGGAAACCCGACCCACACCTTGAAATAGCCTGATTTATCACAGTGCTGCCCCAAGGAAGTGGGTCTCGTGTTCTGCATTCACAGCTGGCCAAAGCGGTGAGAGACCTGCTGGCGCCGGCTCTGCTTTGGCATCACCCTGTTTGCCACGGCCAGGGCCGCATCAGCACCGACGGCCCTGGAGGGGGGCACATCCTCATTGCCCTGACGGGGTTAGGGCAGCTCCCGAGGGCACGTAACCCTCCCGGCAGCTCTGTCCCACCTCCCACGCCTGTCGCACATCACCCCGTAAACAGGAGGAGGTTTCCCGGTGCTTCACCAGGCTGTAGCAAGTAAAGTTTCCTGCTATGAGGCATCTCGTGACACCCTCCGTGGAAGTTTTCCGGCTGGTTGCAGCCCCATGTGTGGGGCATGGAGTGCTGCTGAGTCACACGCTGCCTGGCCGGCCCCGCGGGGACCCGCACACAGCTCCGGCGTGCTGTCCTGGCACCCCAGTTTGCCCAGGCaccgagcagcagcagccccaggggagAAGCCCCACT
The Harpia harpyja isolate bHarHar1 chromosome 12, bHarHar1 primary haplotype, whole genome shotgun sequence genome window above contains:
- the EPHB3 gene encoding ephrin type-B receptor 3 isoform X1 — its product is MAAARPGAPPPPPPLLPLLLLLLLPGGRRALEETLMDTKWVTSELAWTTHPETGWEEVSGYDEAMNPIRTYQVCNVRETNQNNWLRTKFIQRQDVQRVYVELKFTVRDCNSIPNIPGSCKETFNLFYYESDTDSASANSPFWMENPYIKVDTIAPDESFSKLESGRVNTKVRSFGPLSKNGFYLAFQDLGACMSLISVRAFYKKCSNTIAGFAIFPETLTGAEPTSLVIAPGTCIPNAVEVSVPLKLYCNGDGEWMVPVGACTCASGYEPTMKDTQCQACGPGTFKSKQGEGPCSPCPPNSRTTSGAATVCTCRNGFFRADTDPADSACTSVPSAPRSVISNVNETSLVLEWSEPQDTGGRDDLLYNVICKKCSVERRLCTRCDDNVEFVPRQLGLTERRIYISNLMAHTQYTFEIQAVNGISNKSPYPPHFASVNITTNQAAPSAVPTMHLHSSTGNSMTLSWTPPERPNGIILDYEIKYSEKQGQSDGIANTVTSQKNSVRLDGLKANARYMVQVRARTVAGYGRYSLPTEFQTTAEDGSTSKTFQELPLIVGSATAGLLFVIVVVIIAIVCFRKGMVTEHLLSSPLGRKQRNSTDPEYTEKLQQYVTPGMKVYIDPFTYEDPNEAVREFAKEIDISCVKIEEVIGAGEFGEVCRGRLKLPGRREIFVAIKTLKVGYTERQRRDFLSEASIMGQFDHPNIIHLEGVVTKSRPVMIITEFMENCALDSFLRLNDGQFTVIQLVGMLRGIAAGMKYLSEMNYVHRDLAARNILVNSNLVCKVSDFGLSRFLEDDPADPTYTSSLGGKIPIRWTAPEAIAYRKFTSASDVWSYGIVMWEVMSYGERPYWDMSNQDVINAVEQDYRLPPPMDCPTALHQLMLDCWVRDRNLRPKFAQIVNTLDKLIRNAASLKVIASVQSGISQPLLDRTVPDYTTFTTVGDWLDAIKMGRYKENFVNAGFASFDLVAQMTAEDLLRIGVTLAGHQKKILSSIQDMRLQMNQTLPVQV
- the EPHB3 gene encoding ephrin type-B receptor 3 isoform X2, producing MAAARPGAPPPPPPLLPLLLLLLLPGGRRALEETLMDTKWVTSELAWTTHPETGWEEVSGYDEAMNPIRTYQVCNVRETNQNNWLRTKFIQRQDVQRVYVELKFTVRDCNSIPNIPGSCKETFNLFYYESDTDSASANSPFWMENPYIKVDTIAPDESFSKLESGRVNTKVRSFGPLSKNGFYLAFQDLGACMSLISVRAFYKKCSNTIAGFAIFPETLTGAEPTSLVIAPGTCIPNAVEVSVPLKLYCNGDGEWMVPVGACTCASGYEPTMKDTQCQACGPGTFKSKQGEGPCSPCPPNSRTTSGAATVCTCRNGFFRADTDPADSACTSVPSAPRSVISNVNETSLVLEWSEPQDTGGRDDLLYNVICKKCSVERRLCTRCDDNVEFVPRQLGLTERRIYISNLMAHTQYTFEIQAVNGISNKSPYPPHFASVNITTNQAAPSAVPTMHLHSSTGNSMTLSWTPPERPNGIILDYEIKYSEKQGQSDGIANTVTSQKNSVRLDGLKANARYMVQVRARTVAGYGRYSLPTEFQTTAEDGSTSKTFQELPLIVGSATAGLLFVIVVVIIAIVCFRKQRNSTDPEYTEKLQQYVTPGMKVYIDPFTYEDPNEAVREFAKEIDISCVKIEEVIGAGEFGEVCRGRLKLPGRREIFVAIKTLKVGYTERQRRDFLSEASIMGQFDHPNIIHLEGVVTKSRPVMIITEFMENCALDSFLRLNDGQFTVIQLVGMLRGIAAGMKYLSEMNYVHRDLAARNILVNSNLVCKVSDFGLSRFLEDDPADPTYTSSLGGKIPIRWTAPEAIAYRKFTSASDVWSYGIVMWEVMSYGERPYWDMSNQDVINAVEQDYRLPPPMDCPTALHQLMLDCWVRDRNLRPKFAQIVNTLDKLIRNAASLKVIASVQSGISQPLLDRTVPDYTTFTTVGDWLDAIKMGRYKENFVNAGFASFDLVAQMTAEDLLRIGVTLAGHQKKILSSIQDMRLQMNQTLPVQV